The following are encoded together in the Novipirellula galeiformis genome:
- a CDS encoding sugar phosphate isomerase/epimerase family protein, translated as MTSLTLTRRGFLAASSTVVAAATLPSTALAAPASRAKLGIQLYSLRGYSLEQALQHAKNLGFEQVEFYSGMLPIDTTAEDIAAIKSKVADLGLSISSHGVNGFGGDEAANRKVFEFAKALGIPTITADPAPESFDNLDELVKEFDLQVAIHNHGPGHRYNKVVDVLNAIQGRDERIGACADLGHYIRSGENATDVIRSLKGRLYGIHLKDFAEMKKKAKGVILGQGHLDVEGVFFALDEVGFPANGALSLEYEENPKNPLAEIRDCVTVAKQAMTKVAG; from the coding sequence ATGACCTCTTTGACTCTTACGCGACGCGGTTTTCTGGCCGCCAGTTCGACGGTGGTAGCCGCAGCGACACTACCCTCGACCGCATTGGCGGCTCCCGCCAGCCGAGCGAAGCTTGGCATTCAGCTTTACTCGCTCCGTGGTTACAGCCTCGAGCAAGCACTTCAACACGCTAAAAACCTCGGTTTTGAGCAAGTGGAGTTTTACAGCGGGATGTTGCCCATCGATACAACGGCGGAAGATATCGCAGCGATAAAATCGAAGGTCGCTGACCTCGGTCTTTCGATTTCTTCTCACGGGGTGAATGGCTTTGGGGGTGACGAAGCTGCCAACCGAAAGGTATTCGAATTTGCCAAGGCGTTGGGGATCCCCACCATTACCGCCGACCCGGCGCCGGAGTCCTTTGACAATCTCGATGAGTTGGTCAAGGAATTCGACCTGCAAGTTGCGATCCACAACCATGGACCTGGGCATCGATACAACAAGGTGGTCGATGTTTTGAATGCGATCCAGGGGCGGGACGAACGCATCGGTGCCTGTGCCGATCTGGGACACTACATTCGCTCGGGAGAGAACGCGACCGATGTGATTCGCTCGCTCAAAGGACGCTTGTACGGAATCCACTTGAAGGATTTTGCCGAGATGAAAAAGAAGGCCAAGGGGGTGATCCTGGGGCAAGGCCATCTCGATGTCGAAGGGGTTTTCTTCGCATTGGACGAAGTGGGCTTTCCCGCGAACGGGGCGCTCTCGCTCGAATACGAAGAGAACCCCAAGAATCCGCTAGCCGAAATCCGCGACTGCGTCACGGTGGCGAAGCAAGCGATGACGAAGGTTGCTGGTTAA
- a CDS encoding tetratricopeptide repeat protein yields the protein MSNSNPFSETYAYDPITPQPTSTKRVLVVLAVVAFLFALLCAGILSVAYVSVQRMASPAADFELDERRDAFAQDEVDFNQSLDRFVGVNAHVPDVMDPEIQDFLDASIESLENGAEVPFSLPLFIEAVAKSEQSHGALGIINRLSLRNWLTQYQPSPDAINRNVRVLNTRYDATKKLAVLDMLNYSAGSQAESIQWFLVKEPSGWKLYDWQRLEFGRRMSDEYASYLRGAAPLDDGYDTALAKLNEAEIEWYDGEVQKAKREMRRAVKHRMLPQDRPSFLLQAAYTWMRLEQYDDAIEVLKQIQEPDSLWGVWPSLAICYTNLGDIDEAQLALQKAQQQSPNHPNGFWIASLIHDHLDRDDEAAVAVLRALKICPRDPDMFYSVLRRRRVEDLPPLLEIVIDNHDELQWTSLLNHASSSSQAWGQGLVEELKRHPNSPLGLVEIAQGKLDWRNEEFNAAAQHFLASEAVAETEFIKSIARDNLLEVRLADNQFDALFTDASDPDLLLRDLVLRAFEDELYCDAEKLLAALDHHAKNANSAWDEALKGWALHSIGDWDKSIPRFDAFLAWREQQATRSADAPNESLDATGGAAEENPSAEEDGWLDDTAAYYLCDALLELGRASEVVERWPDDLWKHDQVGDFLLQDHHASKVAAFLQSTEDNVSDSLRIQRWRAQAHQAMLRGETEQVDSMHLAAIELARSVYGADDNYFTYKLVRERARDLVRNRTLRDPESVNRDNLGDDALHPILVHAAIREAIRLGDNQQLALWRTIIDEAEMEPSDGDAALHYELGDYYRSLDEMDQAIRAYQVCLQHADEAWWNRTRCIQGAAYAMLEAGNVDAAKQWFATNPIPNSNVESEALIDLATGNVDSLTRHLEDAGKINATDWLNQHLEAATSLNQLEQPRFRSLLETYPLEIPSLSPPASGFLIQREAGPLDPQQISTQLQGLFGERFEFVAVENDAKEPDSSDDDMQAYLFRSERGQRILFSSGKPQYRVDGVSRWLAERLNAPVERTTVAILDHRPHPKRRLFRIAEERADADAIAFSGSGETRIWSGPELERRLTWNDRKPISPAAMQPALEEMPRPDAVPIETQYVEIERWDSQLKEAGGSLNVTLTLAVGNTRERIACELFKVDPEEYDLYIRPQRDSVLIPIVKAGTAYTCGPSLLSL from the coding sequence GTGTCGAACTCGAATCCTTTCTCTGAAACCTACGCTTACGACCCCATCACGCCGCAGCCAACGTCGACGAAACGCGTGTTAGTCGTCTTGGCGGTGGTGGCGTTTCTGTTTGCACTGCTGTGTGCGGGAATCCTCAGCGTCGCGTACGTATCGGTACAACGGATGGCAAGTCCTGCCGCCGATTTCGAACTGGACGAACGCCGCGATGCATTTGCCCAAGACGAAGTCGACTTCAATCAATCACTTGATCGGTTCGTCGGCGTCAACGCCCATGTCCCCGACGTGATGGATCCGGAGATTCAAGATTTCCTTGACGCCAGTATCGAGTCGCTTGAAAACGGAGCGGAGGTTCCGTTTAGCTTGCCCCTGTTTATTGAAGCGGTGGCCAAGAGCGAACAGAGTCACGGTGCGTTGGGGATCATCAACCGTTTGTCACTTCGCAATTGGTTGACGCAGTACCAGCCGAGTCCGGACGCGATCAACCGCAATGTTCGAGTCTTAAATACACGCTACGATGCCACGAAGAAACTAGCCGTGCTGGATATGCTCAACTATTCCGCGGGTAGCCAAGCCGAGTCCATTCAATGGTTTTTGGTCAAAGAACCATCGGGATGGAAGCTCTATGATTGGCAACGCTTAGAGTTTGGACGCCGAATGTCGGACGAGTATGCATCGTACTTGCGCGGCGCTGCGCCATTGGACGACGGCTACGACACTGCGCTGGCAAAACTCAATGAAGCGGAAATCGAGTGGTATGACGGCGAAGTCCAAAAGGCAAAGCGTGAGATGCGGCGAGCGGTCAAGCATCGCATGTTGCCGCAGGATCGTCCTTCGTTCCTGCTTCAGGCCGCGTACACATGGATGCGGCTGGAGCAGTACGACGATGCGATCGAGGTGCTCAAGCAAATCCAAGAACCCGATTCGCTATGGGGAGTGTGGCCCTCGTTGGCGATTTGTTATACGAACCTTGGCGACATCGACGAAGCGCAGTTGGCACTTCAGAAAGCCCAGCAGCAATCTCCCAATCATCCCAATGGATTTTGGATCGCTTCGTTGATCCATGACCACTTGGACCGTGATGACGAAGCAGCGGTCGCCGTGCTCAGGGCCTTGAAAATATGTCCCCGCGATCCTGATATGTTTTATTCCGTGCTGCGTCGTCGCCGCGTTGAGGACTTGCCGCCATTGTTGGAAATCGTGATCGACAACCATGACGAACTTCAATGGACGTCATTGCTGAACCACGCATCGAGCTCATCCCAGGCGTGGGGGCAAGGCTTGGTCGAGGAACTCAAACGACACCCAAATTCGCCGCTGGGGCTGGTGGAAATCGCCCAAGGTAAGCTTGACTGGCGGAACGAAGAGTTCAACGCCGCAGCCCAGCACTTCTTGGCGAGTGAAGCGGTTGCGGAAACGGAGTTTATTAAATCGATTGCGCGGGACAATCTCCTCGAAGTTCGCTTGGCCGACAATCAATTTGACGCCTTGTTCACAGATGCGAGCGACCCCGATTTGCTCCTACGTGATCTCGTGCTACGGGCCTTTGAAGATGAACTTTATTGTGATGCGGAGAAACTATTGGCCGCGCTCGATCACCATGCCAAGAATGCGAATTCAGCATGGGACGAGGCACTCAAAGGATGGGCATTACACTCCATCGGTGACTGGGACAAATCGATCCCACGATTCGATGCCTTCCTGGCTTGGCGCGAGCAACAAGCCACTCGTTCCGCGGATGCCCCGAATGAGTCGCTCGATGCAACCGGCGGTGCTGCGGAAGAGAACCCGTCGGCTGAGGAAGATGGATGGCTTGATGACACCGCAGCATACTATCTTTGCGACGCGCTGCTTGAACTGGGGCGCGCGAGCGAAGTTGTCGAACGTTGGCCCGATGACCTATGGAAACACGATCAAGTGGGCGATTTTCTGTTACAGGATCACCATGCCAGCAAGGTAGCTGCTTTTTTACAATCCACCGAGGACAACGTTTCCGATTCGCTTCGAATTCAACGTTGGCGGGCCCAGGCCCACCAGGCGATGTTGCGAGGGGAGACGGAACAGGTCGATTCGATGCATCTCGCTGCCATTGAGTTGGCAAGATCCGTGTACGGCGCTGACGACAATTACTTTACCTACAAACTCGTGCGTGAACGGGCCCGAGACTTAGTTCGCAACCGAACCCTCCGCGATCCAGAGAGTGTCAATCGTGACAATCTAGGCGATGACGCTTTGCACCCAATTTTGGTGCACGCGGCAATCCGTGAAGCGATACGCTTGGGCGACAACCAGCAACTTGCACTTTGGCGAACCATAATCGATGAAGCGGAGATGGAGCCCTCCGACGGCGATGCCGCTTTGCACTATGAATTGGGGGACTACTATCGATCTTTGGATGAGATGGATCAAGCGATTCGGGCGTACCAAGTGTGTCTCCAACACGCTGACGAAGCTTGGTGGAACAGGACGCGGTGCATCCAAGGGGCGGCGTATGCGATGCTCGAGGCTGGAAACGTGGATGCCGCGAAACAGTGGTTCGCGACAAACCCCATTCCCAATAGCAATGTCGAGTCGGAAGCGTTGATCGATCTCGCCACCGGCAACGTGGACTCGTTGACCCGTCATCTCGAGGATGCCGGTAAAATCAACGCGACCGATTGGTTGAACCAACACCTTGAAGCCGCGACGTCGCTCAACCAGCTCGAGCAACCCAGGTTTCGATCGCTGTTGGAAACCTATCCGCTGGAGATTCCGTCTCTCTCGCCTCCGGCATCGGGATTCCTAATACAGAGGGAAGCGGGGCCATTGGATCCCCAGCAAATCAGCACGCAATTGCAAGGCTTGTTCGGCGAGCGGTTTGAGTTCGTGGCGGTCGAGAACGACGCGAAAGAGCCCGATTCGAGCGACGACGATATGCAAGCCTATTTGTTTCGATCGGAAAGGGGGCAACGCATTTTATTCAGCTCGGGCAAGCCGCAATACCGCGTCGATGGCGTTTCCCGGTGGCTTGCCGAGCGTTTGAATGCTCCGGTTGAGCGGACGACGGTCGCGATTTTGGACCACCGTCCCCATCCTAAACGACGTTTGTTTCGCATCGCCGAGGAACGAGCCGATGCGGACGCGATCGCGTTCAGCGGCTCGGGTGAAACGCGTATCTGGAGCGGCCCAGAGTTAGAACGTCGGTTAACCTGGAACGATCGAAAGCCGATCTCGCCCGCCGCAATGCAGCCCGCTCTCGAAGAGATGCCGCGTCCAGATGCGGTTCCCATTGAAACTCAATATGTTGAGATTGAGCGATGGGACAGCCAGTTGAAGGAGGCCGGCGGCAGTTTGAATGTGACGTTGACGCTCGCGGTGGGTAACACGCGCGAGCGGATCGCTTGCGAGTTATTCAAGGTCGATCCAGAGGAGTACGACCTGTACATCCGGCCGCAACGCGACAGCGTGCTGATACCGATCGTCAAAGCGGGTACGGCCTACACGTGCGGACCGAGTTTGTTGTCATTGTAA
- a CDS encoding sulfatase, translating into MIARPNLVFFSTALWVTMSVSIAAEPTPDRPNILMIAIDDLNDWVEPLEGHPDVKTPALAKLAHRAVTFTNAHCQAPLCNPSRTSIMTGLRPTSTGVYGLAPWFRTLPEFKAHVTLPQYFHQHGYHTLIGGKIFHGAYGRNGKAPQECDVWGPNASVGAKPEQKLIPPTPNGNHPLMDWGTFPHRDQDKGDWQVASWAVQQIESMQEEKPFFLSVGFFLPHVPCYATQKWFDLYPEDSLTMPPMPSGDRSDTPKSSWYLHWNLPEPRTDWLAANDQLRPLVRAYLASISFVDSQVGRVLDALENSPYADNTIVVLWSDHGYHLGEKSISGKNSLWARSTRVPLIFAGPGIAANVKCNQPAELLDLYPTLASLAGLPRPNGVQGISLEPQLSDPTTPRDRPAICTHNAGNHSVCDTRWRYIRYLDGGEELYDVAQDPNEFDNLLASEAGRAEFASVVHRLRAWLPKNERGLATGSAHRILEQRADGIYWEKKKIDMSRIPQ; encoded by the coding sequence ATGATTGCACGCCCGAACTTGGTCTTCTTCTCGACCGCGCTGTGGGTCACGATGTCAGTGTCGATCGCCGCAGAACCGACGCCCGATCGACCTAATATTTTGATGATTGCCATCGACGATTTGAACGATTGGGTCGAGCCTCTCGAAGGACACCCTGACGTGAAAACACCGGCGCTGGCAAAGTTGGCCCACCGCGCCGTCACGTTTACGAACGCGCATTGCCAAGCTCCCCTATGCAATCCCAGTCGAACTTCGATCATGACCGGTTTGCGGCCGACCTCGACGGGGGTCTATGGATTGGCGCCGTGGTTTCGCACCTTACCGGAGTTCAAGGCTCATGTGACGTTGCCACAATACTTTCATCAACACGGCTACCATACTCTGATCGGGGGCAAAATTTTTCATGGCGCGTATGGTCGCAATGGAAAGGCACCGCAAGAGTGTGATGTTTGGGGCCCCAACGCCAGCGTCGGCGCCAAGCCCGAGCAAAAATTGATCCCGCCCACCCCCAATGGCAACCATCCACTGATGGATTGGGGGACCTTCCCGCATCGAGATCAAGACAAAGGCGATTGGCAGGTGGCCTCTTGGGCGGTGCAGCAAATTGAATCAATGCAGGAGGAAAAACCTTTTTTTCTGTCGGTCGGCTTCTTCTTGCCTCACGTGCCATGCTATGCAACGCAAAAATGGTTTGACCTGTATCCCGAAGACTCCCTGACGATGCCGCCGATGCCCAGCGGAGATCGCAGCGACACACCAAAGTCATCCTGGTACCTCCACTGGAATCTCCCCGAACCACGTACCGATTGGCTCGCAGCGAACGATCAGCTGCGGCCGCTTGTCCGTGCCTATTTGGCTTCGATCAGTTTTGTCGACAGCCAAGTCGGCCGCGTTCTCGATGCGTTAGAGAATTCACCCTACGCCGACAACACCATCGTTGTCTTGTGGAGCGATCACGGTTACCACCTCGGCGAAAAATCGATCTCCGGCAAAAATTCGTTGTGGGCTCGTTCCACACGCGTGCCGCTGATCTTCGCTGGGCCTGGCATCGCGGCGAATGTAAAGTGCAACCAACCGGCGGAATTATTGGATCTCTATCCGACGCTAGCCTCCTTGGCTGGGCTGCCTCGTCCAAATGGCGTTCAAGGGATCAGCTTGGAACCGCAACTCAGCGATCCAACCACCCCGCGTGACCGCCCCGCGATCTGTACCCACAATGCTGGCAATCATAGTGTCTGTGACACGCGATGGCGCTATATTCGCTACCTCGACGGCGGCGAAGAGCTTTACGATGTCGCACAGGATCCCAATGAATTCGACAATTTGCTGGCATCCGAAGCGGGGCGGGCTGAGTTTGCAAGCGTGGTCCACAGGCTCCGTGCATGGTTGCCTAAGAACGAACGGGGCTTGGCCACGGGGAGTGCCCATCGCATCTTGGAACAACGTGCTGACGGCATCTACTGGGAAAAAAAGAAGATCGACATGTCGCGCATTCCTCAGTAA
- a CDS encoding aldose epimerase family protein → MNLQSFLIFAAFTIGLHTLAPTPMRAGVTVGDFDSIKLYTLKNEAGMTVTVTNYGAIITSILVPDREGKFADVALGYHRVEDYINAVDKPYFGAVVGRYANRIAKGKFTIDGETYPLAVNNGANHLHGGAIGFDKVVWDAKPIEGDGWCGVELHYTAKDREEGYPGNLNLKVDYKLTNANELVIDYVATTDKKTPVNLTQHTYFNLRGEGNGTILDHELMINAKQYTPIDESMIPTGELADVGGTPFDFSASKPIGRDISTENEQLKIGLGYDHNFVLAKGADPNAMTLAARLKDPASGRQLEVFTTEPGLQFYSGNFLDGRLIGKSGKPYVQRSGLCLETQHYPDSPNQPAFPSTILSPGDEYRTTTTFKFSAE, encoded by the coding sequence ATGAACTTACAATCTTTCCTGATCTTTGCCGCGTTCACGATCGGCTTACACACGCTTGCACCGACTCCAATGCGTGCAGGCGTGACGGTTGGCGACTTTGACTCCATCAAGCTTTACACGTTGAAAAACGAAGCAGGCATGACCGTCACGGTGACTAACTATGGGGCGATCATTACCTCCATCCTCGTTCCCGACCGCGAGGGTAAGTTCGCGGATGTCGCGTTGGGGTATCACCGTGTTGAAGACTATATCAACGCGGTGGACAAGCCTTACTTTGGCGCCGTCGTCGGACGCTATGCAAACCGGATCGCCAAAGGAAAATTCACGATTGATGGTGAAACGTATCCGTTGGCCGTTAACAACGGCGCAAATCATCTACACGGCGGAGCGATCGGCTTCGACAAAGTGGTTTGGGATGCCAAGCCCATCGAAGGCGATGGTTGGTGCGGCGTCGAGTTGCACTACACCGCCAAGGACCGTGAAGAAGGTTACCCAGGCAACTTGAACCTGAAAGTCGACTACAAACTGACCAATGCCAATGAGTTGGTGATCGACTACGTTGCGACCACGGACAAAAAGACTCCAGTCAACCTCACTCAGCACACCTACTTCAATCTGCGGGGCGAAGGTAATGGGACGATTCTTGATCACGAATTGATGATCAACGCAAAGCAATACACGCCCATCGATGAAAGCATGATTCCGACGGGCGAATTGGCCGACGTCGGGGGCACCCCGTTTGACTTTAGTGCGTCCAAACCGATTGGACGGGATATTTCGACGGAGAACGAACAATTGAAAATCGGTCTCGGCTACGATCACAATTTTGTCTTAGCCAAAGGTGCCGACCCTAACGCGATGACGCTCGCCGCTCGATTGAAAGACCCGGCTTCGGGACGCCAACTTGAAGTCTTCACCACCGAACCGGGCCTGCAATTCTACAGCGGCAACTTTCTTGATGGTCGTTTGATCGGAAAATCGGGCAAGCCCTACGTCCAACGAAGCGGGCTCTGTCTCGAAACTCAGCACTACCCCGATAGCCCTAACCAACCGGCGTTCCCGTCAACGATTCTCTCGCCTGGGGATGAGTATCGGACGACCACGACATTCAAATTCTCAGCCGAATAG
- a CDS encoding solute:sodium symporter family transporter: MDALTIFWFLFFTSLVGVLTWWLTRRDDHQSSSGYFLGGRTLTFPLIAGSLLLTNLSTEQMVGLNGAAFTDGLCVMVWEVVAVVALVFMAWFFLPRFLKSGVATVPQYLEIRFDHQTQVITNVIFLVAYVGILLPIILYTGARGMLDILNVPSMLGSLPETLNVDRETLSLVLIVWLVGIIGSIYALFGGLRTVAVSDTLNGIGLLVGGLLITYYALNILGDGAGVFAGADLLYSDQKDRFNSVGSNASSVPFGSIFAGIFLLNLFYWTTNQQIIQRTFGASSLAEGQKGVLLTGAFKLLGPLYLVVPGMIAYSMFAGEDIKADKAYGLLVNRVLPGPLTGFFAAVMIGAILSSFNSALNSACTLFSLGLYKSVAKPDASEATIVRSGKWFGWIVAIVAMTLAPLLAQTTSIFGYLQKMNGMYFIPIFAVVIVGMLTRRVPAIAAKIGLIAGFVVIAVGYFVSPFDAIVASVHDFHFLGMVFAWLVVLMLVIGEVHPRETEFTQQDVGAVNMTPWRYATPAGIALIVIVIAIYTTFADFSVLLPRS; this comes from the coding sequence GTGGACGCTCTGACAATCTTCTGGTTTCTCTTCTTTACCTCGCTCGTGGGCGTGCTGACTTGGTGGCTGACTCGCAGAGACGATCACCAAAGTAGTTCAGGATATTTCTTGGGCGGTCGCACCCTCACATTCCCGCTGATCGCAGGCTCACTATTGTTGACGAACCTTTCGACCGAGCAGATGGTCGGATTGAACGGCGCCGCGTTCACCGACGGGTTGTGCGTGATGGTGTGGGAAGTCGTCGCCGTGGTCGCGTTGGTCTTCATGGCGTGGTTCTTCCTGCCCCGATTTTTGAAAAGCGGCGTGGCGACGGTACCTCAGTATCTCGAAATTCGTTTTGATCACCAAACTCAGGTGATCACCAACGTCATCTTCTTGGTGGCCTATGTCGGCATTCTCTTGCCAATCATTCTCTACACCGGTGCTCGCGGGATGCTCGATATCCTGAATGTGCCGAGCATGCTCGGATCGCTGCCGGAGACACTCAATGTCGATCGAGAGACGCTTTCGTTGGTGCTTATCGTTTGGCTTGTTGGGATCATCGGCTCGATCTATGCCTTGTTCGGTGGACTGCGAACCGTGGCCGTGTCCGACACGCTCAATGGCATCGGTTTGCTCGTCGGTGGATTGCTGATCACTTATTACGCGTTGAATATCCTGGGGGATGGAGCGGGAGTGTTCGCGGGTGCCGATTTGCTTTACTCCGACCAGAAAGATCGTTTCAATTCCGTGGGCAGCAATGCTTCATCGGTCCCCTTCGGATCGATTTTCGCCGGGATTTTTCTGCTCAACCTGTTTTATTGGACCACGAACCAACAGATCATCCAGCGGACATTCGGTGCGAGCAGTTTGGCCGAAGGTCAGAAGGGAGTGCTTCTAACGGGAGCCTTTAAGTTGCTTGGGCCTTTGTACCTTGTGGTTCCTGGGATGATCGCTTATTCGATGTTTGCGGGCGAGGACATCAAGGCGGACAAGGCGTATGGGTTGCTGGTCAATCGAGTGCTGCCGGGGCCGTTAACGGGATTCTTTGCTGCCGTGATGATCGGTGCAATTCTTTCCAGCTTTAACTCTGCGCTCAACAGTGCGTGCACACTGTTTAGTCTCGGGTTGTACAAAAGTGTCGCCAAACCGGATGCATCCGAAGCGACGATCGTTCGCTCGGGAAAATGGTTTGGCTGGATCGTCGCCATTGTGGCGATGACGCTCGCCCCCTTGCTCGCTCAAACGACCAGCATCTTCGGGTATCTGCAAAAAATGAACGGGATGTATTTCATTCCCATCTTTGCGGTCGTGATCGTCGGCATGTTGACCCGGCGGGTTCCCGCGATTGCCGCCAAGATCGGTTTAATTGCCGGATTCGTGGTCATTGCGGTCGGTTACTTCGTCAGCCCGTTTGATGCGATCGTTGCATCGGTCCACGATTTTCACTTCCTCGGCATGGTGTTCGCCTGGTTGGTCGTTTTGATGTTGGTGATCGGTGAGGTTCATCCCCGCGAGACCGAGTTCACGCAACAAGACGTTGGTGCGGTGAATATGACACCGTGGCGTTACGCGACCCCAGCGGGAATTGCCTTAATTGTGATTGTGATCGCGATCTACACCACGTTTGCTGACTTTAGCGTCCTGCTTCCACGCTCATAA
- a CDS encoding polysaccharide biosynthesis/export family protein, with amino-acid sequence MNMHEITRQQNHRIGMLYLLITGMVAVFSITAHAQDLDAGVSVIEADTSRERNLLAAEVEPQSSDCGCRNVPGGYPCRGECRKCMMGVDCRDGNGAEARWDDMRRMPFDAYGPGEYAGPSRLSHLGEYRLRPGDQIQAFYLVTRSQSSGLYRLTPGDSILIESLADAELNRGTLENGLVIQPDGTISVRLLGQIRVTGMTVDQLREVLNDRYMKYYPKPAIDVTPVRTNTLAEDIRAAVGGLSGFSQQSATVTVMPDGKIRLPGIGEVCVQGFSLNELKKEINLRYREIVVGLDVEPVLAAQAPHFVHVLGQVGNPNRIQLDGPTTVLGAIASAGGHLPGGNLRQVVIFRRAEDWRMISTMLDLQAAVYGKRPTPADEIWVRDGDVIIIPERSIVRFDNWVQQVFTNGIYSLVPPGIQYDVN; translated from the coding sequence ATGAACATGCACGAAATCACTCGGCAACAAAACCATCGCATCGGCATGCTTTATTTGCTGATCACGGGGATGGTTGCGGTGTTCTCAATCACCGCCCACGCTCAAGACCTTGACGCAGGGGTGTCGGTGATCGAAGCCGATACATCGCGTGAAAGGAATTTGTTGGCCGCCGAGGTCGAGCCGCAATCGAGCGATTGTGGTTGCCGGAATGTTCCCGGTGGCTATCCCTGTCGCGGAGAATGTCGCAAGTGCATGATGGGCGTCGATTGCCGTGATGGGAACGGTGCCGAAGCGAGGTGGGACGACATGCGGCGAATGCCGTTTGACGCCTATGGCCCTGGTGAGTACGCGGGCCCGTCGCGATTATCGCACCTTGGTGAATATCGCTTGCGTCCCGGCGATCAAATTCAAGCCTTCTACTTAGTCACACGTTCTCAGTCGTCCGGCCTCTACCGGTTGACGCCTGGTGATTCGATTTTGATCGAGTCGCTCGCGGATGCCGAATTGAACCGCGGAACGCTTGAGAACGGCTTGGTGATTCAGCCTGATGGAACCATCTCGGTTCGTTTGCTCGGGCAAATTCGAGTCACCGGCATGACGGTCGATCAACTGCGTGAAGTGCTAAATGACCGCTACATGAAGTACTATCCCAAACCGGCAATCGACGTAACGCCGGTTCGAACGAACACGCTCGCCGAAGACATTCGCGCCGCGGTCGGAGGTCTCAGTGGCTTTAGCCAACAATCGGCCACGGTCACCGTGATGCCCGACGGGAAAATCCGTTTGCCGGGGATTGGCGAAGTTTGTGTGCAAGGATTTTCGTTGAACGAATTAAAGAAAGAAATCAATCTCCGTTATCGCGAGATCGTCGTCGGACTCGACGTCGAACCAGTCTTAGCCGCCCAGGCTCCCCACTTCGTCCACGTGCTCGGTCAGGTTGGTAATCCAAACCGCATCCAGCTCGACGGTCCGACGACCGTGCTTGGAGCGATCGCCTCGGCCGGAGGCCATTTACCCGGTGGAAACCTCCGCCAAGTGGTGATTTTCCGTCGTGCCGAGGATTGGCGGATGATTTCGACCATGCTCGACCTGCAGGCTGCAGTGTACGGAAAACGCCCCACCCCGGCCGACGAGATCTGGGTTCGCGACGGCGACGTGATCATTATTCCAGAACGCTCGATTGTGCGATTCGACAATTGGGTTCAACAGGTGTTTACCAATGGCATTTACAGTTTGGTTCCGCCTGGAATCCAATACGACGTCAACTAG
- a CDS encoding DUF2059 domain-containing protein has translation MASSSGGIDATGTQCPNRIVELSMKVCLRPAILFGFMSATCLAALAAGGQVYAQETPPVAEAVKTDSAASEEAANETAASEEAEVEQDSHTLAVEALLEAMNLKDTTEQMVDQMLSMQIQQQPQMAAFKDVMQAFLHKHLSFQSLKPELVKLYKNEFTEPEIKELTAFYSTPVGKKAIEKLPTLSAAGAQIGMQRVQANMGELQQAILKRQAELQPKELQPK, from the coding sequence ATGGCTTCTTCATCTGGTGGCATCGATGCCACCGGAACCCAGTGTCCAAATCGTATCGTAGAGCTATCGATGAAAGTCTGTTTGCGTCCCGCCATCTTGTTCGGTTTCATGTCCGCCACATGCCTAGCGGCCCTAGCGGCGGGTGGCCAAGTCTACGCTCAAGAAACACCCCCGGTCGCCGAGGCGGTGAAAACGGATTCAGCGGCCAGCGAAGAAGCGGCCAACGAAACAGCGGCCAGCGAAGAAGCGGAAGTCGAACAGGATTCCCACACGCTTGCCGTCGAAGCGTTGCTTGAAGCGATGAACTTGAAGGACACGACCGAGCAAATGGTCGACCAGATGTTGTCGATGCAGATTCAGCAGCAACCCCAAATGGCGGCCTTTAAGGATGTGATGCAAGCGTTTCTTCATAAACATCTCTCCTTTCAATCGCTCAAGCCCGAGTTGGTGAAACTGTATAAGAACGAGTTCACCGAGCCCGAAATCAAAGAGCTAACCGCTTTCTACAGCACGCCCGTGGGCAAGAAAGCGATCGAGAAACTGCCGACGCTTTCTGCCGCCGGGGCTCAAATTGGAATGCAACGGGTGCAAGCCAACATGGGCGAACTGCAGCAAGCGATTCTAAAGCGTCAAGCCGAACTGCAACCTAAGGAATTGCAGCCTAAGTAA